One Rissa tridactyla isolate bRisTri1 chromosome 1, bRisTri1.patW.cur.20221130, whole genome shotgun sequence DNA segment encodes these proteins:
- the SH2D1B gene encoding SH2 domain-containing protein 1B isoform X1 — MEFSFFHGKITRRACEELLVKNGKNGSYLIRESESVEGALCLCVLFENLIYTYRIFRECQGYFRIQTSEGVPERIFKTLKDLVYTYEKPNQGLITNLRYPVEKRKSSQRSQRFKSGKDDIYDEIDDSDYITVLP, encoded by the exons atGGAGTTCtcattttttcatggaaagataacaagaagagccTGTGAAGAACTGCTGGTCAAGAATGGGAAGAACGGTAGCTATTTAATACGAGAGAGTGAAAGCGTGGAAGGAGCACTGTGTCTCTGTGTCTT GTTTGAAAACCTCATCTACACTTACCGTATCTTCAGGGAATGCCAAGGATATTTTAGAATACAG aCTTCTGAAGGTGTCCCAGAGAGGATCTTCAAAACATTAAAGGACCTAGTATACACTTATGAAAAGCCAAATCAAGGTCTAATAACAAACCTTCGCTACCCAGTAGAGAAACGAAAGTCTTCACAAAGAAGCCAGAGGTTCAAGTCAGGAAAGGACGACATTTATGATG AAATTGATGACAGCGATTACATCACTGTCTTACCCTGA
- the SH2D1B gene encoding SH2 domain-containing protein 1B isoform X2: protein MEVRTLLLHGTCSGVPGSILCFTASEQVIHVPSDIQPFLFENLIYTYRIFRECQGYFRIQTSEGVPERIFKTLKDLVYTYEKPNQGLITNLRYPVEKRKSSQRSQRFKSGKDDIYDEIDDSDYITVLP, encoded by the exons ATGGAAGTAAGGACTCTTCTCTTACATGGCACCTGCAGTGGAGTTCCAGGCTCTATTTTGTGTTTTACCGCCTCAGAACAAGTAATACATGTTCCCAGTGACATCCAGCCCTTTCT GTTTGAAAACCTCATCTACACTTACCGTATCTTCAGGGAATGCCAAGGATATTTTAGAATACAG aCTTCTGAAGGTGTCCCAGAGAGGATCTTCAAAACATTAAAGGACCTAGTATACACTTATGAAAAGCCAAATCAAGGTCTAATAACAAACCTTCGCTACCCAGTAGAGAAACGAAAGTCTTCACAAAGAAGCCAGAGGTTCAAGTCAGGAAAGGACGACATTTATGATG AAATTGATGACAGCGATTACATCACTGTCTTACCCTGA